The Bacillota bacterium genome includes a region encoding these proteins:
- the fucO gene encoding lactaldehyde reductase has protein sequence MANRMILNETSYFGKGAIAEIVNEVKNRGFKKALVVTDKALVKFGVAGKVTTMLDNAGLAYEVYDEVKANPAITTVKNGIEKFKAAGADYLIAIGGGSPIDTAKGIGIIVNNPEFSDVRSLEGVANTKKKSVPIIAVPTTAGTGAEVTINYVITDEEKKRKFVCVDPHDIPVIAVIDSDMMSSMPKGLTASTGMDALTHAIEGYTTKGAWELTDTLHLKSIEIISRSLRSAVAGELTGREDMALAQYVAGMGFSNVGLGIVHSMAHPLGAFYDTPHGVANAVILPTVMEYNAPCTGDKFREIARAMGVKNVDEMDIETARKAAVDVVKKLSEDVGIPKTLREIGVKEEDLQALSEAAYADVCTGGNPRETSVADILKLYKSLY, from the coding sequence ATGGCAAACAGAATGATTTTGAATGAAACTAGCTATTTCGGTAAAGGGGCAATTGCTGAGATCGTTAACGAGGTCAAAAATCGCGGTTTTAAAAAGGCACTCGTTGTAACTGACAAGGCGCTCGTAAAGTTCGGCGTTGCCGGCAAAGTAACGACTATGCTAGATAACGCTGGACTCGCATATGAGGTATATGATGAAGTTAAGGCTAATCCTGCAATCACAACCGTGAAAAACGGCATTGAAAAATTTAAAGCTGCAGGCGCTGACTATCTCATCGCAATAGGCGGCGGCTCACCGATCGATACTGCAAAGGGTATTGGCATCATAGTTAACAACCCTGAGTTTTCCGATGTTAGAAGCCTTGAGGGCGTTGCAAATACAAAGAAGAAAAGCGTTCCGATCATTGCCGTTCCTACAACTGCTGGAACAGGCGCAGAGGTTACGATCAACTATGTTATAACTGATGAAGAGAAAAAACGTAAATTTGTCTGTGTTGACCCGCATGACATCCCGGTTATAGCTGTAATCGATTCTGACATGATGTCTTCAATGCCGAAAGGTCTTACAGCTTCCACAGGAATGGACGCTTTGACACACGCAATCGAGGGCTATACAACAAAGGGCGCTTGGGAGCTTACGGATACGCTTCATCTTAAATCAATAGAAATCATTTCACGTTCACTGCGCTCTGCTGTTGCCGGAGAGCTGACAGGCAGGGAAGATATGGCTCTAGCTCAGTATGTTGCCGGTATGGGATTTTCTAATGTCGGTCTTGGCATAGTTCATTCGATGGCTCATCCTCTCGGCGCTTTCTATGACACGCCGCACGGTGTTGCAAACGCTGTTATTCTGCCGACAGTTATGGAATACAACGCACCTTGCACAGGCGACAAGTTCCGTGAGATCGCTCGCGCTATGGGTGTAAAGAATGTTGACGAAATGGATATCGAAACTGCACGTAAAGCGGCAGTTGATGTAGTTAAAAAACTGTCTGAAGACGTTGGCATCCCGAAAACACTGCGTGAAATCGGTGTAAAGGAAGAAGACTTGCAGGCACTTTCAGAGGCGGCTTATGCAGACGTATGCACAGGCGGCAACCCGAGAGAGACAAGCGTTGCTGATATTCTGAAATTATATAAATCACTTTATTAA